The genome window GCTGGTCATCAAATTGATGATTAGTTAAGTTAACTCCAGCATCAACTAACGTATATGACATTATTTAGTGCGTTTAACGCGAATAGAGCGGTTTTTACCGTCTTTCTTCAATAGGAAAGAGCTGAATGCACCGCGGCTAATTACAATTGTATCGTCTTCTTTTAAGCGCATGCTGTCAGAGCCAATTTGACGCCATTGTTGACCGTTATCTAGCGAAATAATTAATTCACCATAAGCAGCCTCATCAACTGAAGTAACCATAGCTTTGATTTCAGTTTCTTTTTCTACTTGTTCTTCTTTTTTATGTTCTAAACCAAAATCGTCAGTTTTTTCAATTGCTTGCACTGCTGTTGTAGCTGCTGTTTGAGGTACATTGTTAGTCGTTGGTGGTGTGAGCATTTTTGTTACTGATGGCTTAACCAGTGATTTACCTGCAATGGTATTGTCGTAACAAAGTAAGCGGTTAAAATCGTTTTCAATAAAGCTACATGCCTGTAACGCTTGAGTATTAAACTCTGTTTGCGCAGCAAAAGTCGGTGCGCTTAATAAAACCAATAGTGAGAGTAGTTGTTTTTTCATTTTATTCCTCAGATTCTTTTTGTGGTTTAGCGGTATAAAACTTTGCTAAAATTAGACCTAATTCAAACAAAAGTAGCATCGGAAATGCTAATAATGTTTGTGATAACACGTCGGGCGGTGTCAAAAACATCGCTACTACAAAAACACCCACGACAATATAAGGGCGTTTTTCTTTTAAGCTTTTTGTTGTTGTTGCGCCACTCCAGCATAGCAGCATTATTGCCACTGGAATTTCGAAAGCGACACCGAATGCAAAAAATAGTTTTAATACGAATCCTAAATAGCTAGCGATATCGGGTGCTAGAGTCATCATTTCGGGACCTGTACTTGTAAAAAAACCTAATATAATTGGTAGTACTGCAAAGTAGCAAAAAGCGATACCCCCATAAAACAAGACAACGCTTGAGATTAGTATAGGTATTAGCATTTTTTTTTCATTTTGGTACAAGCCAGGAGCTATAAACCCCCAAATTTGATGAAGTATCCATGGAGTAGATAATAAAGCCGCAACAAAAAAAGTAAGCATCATAGGGACTATAAAAGGGTCACTCACATTTATAGCTATCATGGTCGCGCCATTAGGTAAATGAACCACTAATGGTGCAGCTATAAGTTCGTAAATATTATCTTTAAAATAAAACAGCGCGATAAAAAATAATAAAATGCTCAATAGCGCTTTTATCAGTCGATCACGTAACTCAATTAAATGAGATACAAACCCCGATTTTACTTCCTCAGCCATTATTTTTTATACCATGTAGTGAGTTGACCACAAAGTGAGAGATAAATTTCACTTTTTTTCATCAAGTTGTTGGTTATTTGATGTATCAGGTTGTGTTTTTTTGTAGCTGTGAGTAACTGACTCAGCCGCTTTTTGTAGCTCCGTTAATGAACTTTGTAGCTCAGGGCTTAAGTCTTTTAGTTCTTGTTGTTCTGCTTTTTTAAGGTTTTCGTGAAGTTCATGAATACGCAGTTCTTCACTTACTTCGGCTTTTACCGAGTTGGCAAGTGATTTAGCGGTTTTAACCCATTTACTCACTGTTCTAATAGCAACAGGTAAGCGCTCAGGGCCGAGCACCACTAAGCCAACAATAAAAACAACAACAAGTTCCCACATCCCCATACTAATTAAACCTTATTGCTATCTTTGTTTTTTTCAGTATTGGTTGAGTCGTCAACGGTGCTTTTTTCTGATTGTTGAATTTGCTCTGATTTTTCTTGCTCACTCGCTGTGTCGTCCGACATTGCTTTTTTGAAGCCTTTAACAGCGCCTCCAATATCACCACCCATACCGCGTAGTTTTTTTGTGCCGAAAAGTAAAACTATGATCGCTAAAACAATTAATAATTGCCAAATACTAATACCACCAAAACCCATGGTTTTCTCCAATATATAAAATGGTTAAATGTATATTTTAAATACTAATTATACGCCCAATAGCGCAAATAGCACTCAGTTTATGCGTTGCGCCATGCTGCAATAAAGCTAATAGCGGATAAGGCTATTGCAATGCTTGCAGCTACTAAATCGTGCTGTAAATAACAAAGTGTTGCCATAATCATTGTAGCACTACCAAATAAACTCAATATTAAAGGTTTATGAGATACCTTTTGTTCTTGAGGTTGATGAGCGTGTGGCGCACGCTTTAAATTTTGGTAAATTAGATCAGGTAGTTCAGGCATTTTTTCAGCCCAAAATGGCAAGTTAGCATACATTTGCTTCAGTACTGATAGCGGTCCAACTTGCTGCTTCACCCAATCTTCTAAAAAGGGTTTGGCTGTTTTCCATAAGTCGAGTTGCGGGTAAAGCTGACGCCCTAATCCTTCAACGTATAATAAGGTTTTTTGTAGCAATACTAATTGCGGTTGTACCTGCATGTTAAAGCGACGTGCAGTATTAAATAGATTTACGAGCACGTGACCAAATGAAATTTCAGCCAAAGGTTTATTAAATATAGGCTCACAAACTGTGCGAATTGCAAATTCAAATTCTTCAATGCTAGTATCTGGTGGTACCCAACCTGAATCAACATGTAGCTGTGCAACTTGGCGATAATCACGATTAAAAAAGGCGATAAAGTTTTCAGCTAAATAGCGTTTATCTTCTTTGCTTAACGTACCAACTATACCGCAATCAATACCGATATACATTGGATTTTCAGGATGCTCGCGAGAGACGAATATATTACCAGGGTGCATGTCGGCATGAAAAAAGCTGTCTCTAAACACCTGCGTAAAAAACACTTCTACGCCGCGCTCAGCAAGTAATTTCATATTAGTGTTTTGCGCCAGTAATGCATCCGTATCAGACACCGGTATACCGTAAATACGCTCCATTACCAGCACATTGCTACGGCTATAATCACTGTAAACTGCAGGGATATATAATGAATCAGAGCCTTCAAAATTGCGTTTTAGTTGAATCCCGTTGGCACCTTCTCGCATTAAATCGAGCTCGTCTAGGAGTGTTTTTTTGTATTCTTTAACCACTTCAACGGGGCGTAGACGTTTTGATTCGTTATGGACTTTTGCAAGTACCTTAGCGAGCTTTTCCATTAACGCTAAGTCGGCATTAATTTGCTCGTAAATATTGGGTCTAATAACCTTAATTACTACATCTTGCTCAATGCTTTGCTCATCAATAAGCTTTGCTGTATGTACTTGCGCTATAGATGCTGAGGCCAGTGGAGTTTGTGAAAACTCACTAAACAACTCGCTTATGTCGTTAATTTCTAACGCTTTTTCTATAATTTTTTGTGCAAGTGCGCCTTCAAATGGCTGAACTTGATCTTGTAAAAACGCAAGCTCTAAAGCGATATCATGAGGGAGTAAGTCACGACGAGTTGAGAGCATTTGGCCAAATTTAATCCAAACAGGACCAAGCTCTTGTAGTGCCAAACGTAAGCGTAGTCCTGCAGGTTTTTCTTTGTGCTGATTACGCAGCCAAAACAAACTGCCACGAGCTACTTTACCAAACCAAGGGATCTTATGTTTTGGAATTAGCTCGTCTAACCCATAGCTAAGTAATGTTTTGGTGATGTTATACAAACGTGCAGTCGACACAAAAAATCCTTAGAGGGTGTTTGAAGGTGAAAAAGAGTTTAACAAGGTATTTATACGCTGCTCAACAGCAGCGACTTGGCCTTTGAGTTCTCTATTTTTTTGTTTAAATTGCTCAAGCTCTAATGGGTGAATAGTAATTGCGAGCTCATCTTGGCATAAACTTGTAAGCATTGTACTTATTTTAGTGTTGGTTTTGCTGCTCTTTTGTTTTAGTTTTTTTAAGTGCAGATATAACTGCTGAGCGGGGGTATCGCCAATGTATTTAGAAAGTTGTTCAGGCCAATCAATATCAATACCTGAAAATGCATTGCTATAAGTTTGCGCAATATTTAAATCGCCTTGTAAGTCGAGCTTATCTTGGCGAATTAACTGGGTAAGCATAGCTGGGTTTTTAAGCGCTAAAAGCGTGTCTATGTCGGCGCTGATCATACAATCTGCGTTTTCATTATTTTGAGCACTGTATAAGTGTAATTGCTCAGCGCTATAAACAAGTTGGATGCTTTGTTGCCAATCTCTTACTTCAACCACTAAGCGCTGATGTTTAACTGCGCTTAGCTTTTGAGATAATTGTGGGTCAAGGCTAAGTGCTTGATTTAGTACGCGCTCAATAAGCGAAAGTACAAAATTAGGTAACATAAAAAACTCAGATGGCATTGCATCATTATTATCTTTTGTTATTTTTTCAAGCGCCATAACTGCTAGCCTTAATATTTAAAACCACGATGCAGCGCAACAATTCCGCCTGTGAGGTTTTGGTATGTTGTTTGCTCAAAGCCTGCATCTTCCATCATCGCTTTTAGCGTGTCTTGATCTGGATGCATACGAATAGATTCAGCTAAATACTTATACGATTCACTGTCGTTAGCAACTAGCTTACCCATTGTAGGCAATAAATTAAATGAGTAAAAATCGTAAGCTTTACTAAGTACGTCATGCTCTGGTTTTGAAAACTCTAAAACAAGTAAACGACCACCTGGCTTTAAAATGCGGTACATAGAGCGTAATGCTTTGTCTTTATCGGTAACGTTACGTAAGCCAAAGGCAATAGTGATCACATCAAAGCTATTATCTGGGAACGGTAGCATTTCTGCATTCATTTGTACGTAGTCGATATTGCCCACTAATCCAAGATTATGCAGTTTTTCACGACCAACTTTAAGCATAGATGAGTTTATATCACCCAAAACAACTTGACCCGTTTCGCCCACTAATTGGCTAAACTTTGCCGTTAAGTCGCCAGTGCCGCCGGCTAAATCGAGTACATAATGGCCTTTACGAACACCTGAGCTTGCAATAGTTTGACGTTTCCATAAACGATGCACACCAAAAGACATTAAATCATTCATTACATCGTATTTTGCAGCTACTGAGTGAAATACATCAGCAACCATAGAAGCTTTATCGTTCTCGGCTACTGTTTTATAACCAAAATGCGTGGTCTTTTGTTCGGTTTCGTTCATGATTAATCTCTATCGTGACAATAGAGGTTAGTGTACTTTATTGTACACAGTAGGTGCAATTTGAATATGATTTATCAGGTAATTTATTGCCCTGCAGTGTAACTACTTTGACCTAATGAACGTGCTTTAAAAGCAGCATGAGATGCTTTTTTTGCTAACTGATCAAAATCATCTTCTTGTTGATGCTGAGCAATTCCTAGTGATAAGCCAATACTTGGTAGCTTGATACCTGTTTTTGAACTAACAAAGCGTAGCTTTTCGACCCCATTTCTTACTTTCTCGGCAATAACATTGGCCGTATCTGGGTCGATGTCGGCGAGCAAAACAGTAAATTGATCTTTAGCTGTGCGACCAGGTAAGCCACTTTGAAAAACATACTTTTGCACTTGCTTAGCTACTTTACTCAAAATGACTTCACCAATAATATCACCATAATTTTTAGTAAAGTGATCAAGGTTGTCTATTTGAATCGCTATTGCGCAAATAGATTTTTTTTGATTAGTCCACACTTGGGTTTGTTGCGTTAAATAATGGCGCTTATAAAGCCCTGTTTGGCTATCAATAATATGTTGTTTACGAAGTTGAGTTAGCTGCTTTTGTGTTTTTTCGTGTAGTTGTTTGGCTTTGTTTAGTTCTTGCTTAAATTGCTTATGTTGGTTTAGTAATTCGGCGGTTTGATTATGAAGTACTTCAAGCGCTTGACGGCTTTGCTCTATGTTGTTCTCGTCTAGCGAATGTAGGCATTCGCTCACTTGATCCGCAAAGCGAATTATTTGCTTTTCAGTGGCTTGAGAATTTTGAGAAAGTGAATTTATAACACCATCAACGTTTTGAATCATGCTGACTTGCGCTGTGTGACCCGTATTTAAAAACTCAGCATGTAGCTGTTCAATAAAAATACTGTCAATATTATCTTCAACCGCAATAGCGCGGTCTAAAACTTTATTTAGCTTAAGATTAGCCTGGCTGGTATAAATATAAATAACGTGATAATTGAGCGGTGTAGGTGGAAGTGCATAGCGCTCTAAAAACACACACACTTTAGTCATTTTTTCTTGAGCAATAGCCATGGAATCATGGAACATCATTTTAAATACCAACTAAATACGCATAAGTGCAAATTTTAAATATCTCATTCCATGAGGCGGTTATGCATCCAGCTTTTTATTATTTTTTACTACAGTAATCGTTATGCGAACTATTTAAAAGTAAAAAGGAGAGTTAGGATACTTAAATTTAACTTTAACGACTCAACCGCTGCTTTTCTCATCAATTAGACTGGATTTTAGCTCTGTTAACGTAAGTAGTACTTTAATTACACTTACTGCTTGTAAGGTTTTTAGCGCGTCAGTTTGTCTCATTTACTTGCTATTTATTTACCCTACGATAGTTTTATGAAATCTATTGCATTATCAAGTTACATTATAATGAATCATTTTTTAATTAAGCCACTTCGCCAATCTTTATTTGGTATCACGGTTTTGTGCTCATTAAGTGCATGCCAAATGACCATGCAAAATTCAGATCAACAATTTACTAAAGTAGCGCAAAGTATTGTTGATTATAGAGAAAGCATTAACCCTTACGATAGTGTAGGTGGTGTTGAAGGTTATTTATTACCAAATTTATCCCCTGAATTTTTAGCGCAAGAATATAAAAATAAAACGCGATTACTTGCTGAATTAGACACTATTAATATTGAAAAGCTAAGCGATGAAAATCAAATTAACTTCGATATTATTCGAGCTCAAGTACAAAACAGTGTCGATGAATATGTATTTAATGCGCACTATATGCCGCTCACCTCTGAATATGGGTTTCATTCTGGTTTGTCGTACATAATAAATAGCTCTAAATATAAAAACCCGGAAGATTACCAAGTGTATCTTGCACGATTGGCGCAAGTTCCACGCTTTTTTGAGCAAAACATGTATTGGATGAAAAAAGGGCTTGAGACAGGGCTTACTCAACCTAGAGCTGTATTAGAAGGTTATGAAGATTCAATTAATGCTTACATTGTTGACGATGTAACTACGTCTGAATTTTATAAACCATTTTTAACTAACACAGCTGGTTTAAGTGAAAGTGAATTTAAAGCACTACAACAAAAAGCTAAAAATACTATAAAAGAAGAGGTTATAAAATCTTATAAAGATTATTTAGCGTTTTTTACGCAGCAGTATCGACCTAGTGCACGTACAAGTATTGGCATATCAGAAACACCTAATGGCGAAGCGTTTTATAAAAATAGAGCTAAGTACTACACCACCACCGACATGACACCTAAAGAGATTCACGAACTTGGCTTAAAAGAAGTTGAACGAATTCGTAGTGAAATGGAAAATGTAATAGCAGAAGTAGGTTTTAAAGGCACGTTTGCCGAATTTATCCACTTTTTACGCACTGATCCACAATTTTACGCCACAACACCAGAGCAACTTTTAAAAGAAGCATCTTATATTGCAAAAAAAATGGATGCACAACTACCTAAGTTATTTCATACCTTACCGCGCAAACCTTATGGCGTGGCACCGGTACCCGCAAGTATTGCCCCTAAATACACAACAGGTCGGTATTCAGGCTCTAATCGAGATGATGAAGCAGGGTATTATTGGGTAAATACTTACGCTTTAGATAAGCGCCCTTTGTATGTTTTAGAAGCATTAACGCTGCACGAAGCAGTGCCAGGTCATCATTTACAGATATCACTTAATGCAGAGCTTGAAAATCTGCCGAGCTATCGCCGTGATGCTTACCTCTCGGCATTTGGCGAAGGTTGGGGGCTTTACTCTGAATATTTAGGTTTAGAAGCCGGCTTTTACCAAGACCCATATAGCCGTTTTGGTCGTTTAACGTATGAAATGTGGCGAGCGGCACGTTTAGTTGTTGATACGGGTATGCATATGTATGGCTGGAGCAGAGAGCGTGCCATGAACTTTATGAGCGAAAATACAGCGCTTTCGTTGCATAACGTTAAAACAGAAACCGATCGTTATATAACATGGCCTGCACAGGCGCTTTCGTACAAAATAGGTGAGCTTACTATTAAGCGTTTACGCATTGAAGCAGAGCAAGCGCTAGGAAAAAGCTTTGATATTCGTGAATTTCATCATCAAATATTACGCCATGGTTCAGTGCCTTTATCGGTACTTGAAACACAAGTGCGTTTATATATAAAAGCAGAGTTAGCTAAACAACAGAATTAGATATAAGGCAGTTAAAGCCTTGAACAAATAAAAGTGTTATGTCATTTTGGTGGTATAGCACTTTTTTATTTTAAAAACAGTCATCAAGGGGCCTTGGGTGAGTAATTTTATAATGTTTAGTATTGATGTATTTGCAAGTATGTTTATTGTTGTTTTAGGGTTGTTGGTTTTAATCGTTGTCGTTTTTTATATTCGAGATGTAACACAAACCAAGCATGCTATTAGACGTAATTACCCTGTTATTGGTCGCTTTCGATATTTTTTTGAACGCCAAGGTGAGTTTTTTAGACAGTACTTTTTTGCTCAAGATAGAGAAGAAATGCCGTTTAACCGCGCAGAGCGTAGTTGGGTTTATCGTGCAGCAAAAGATGTTGACCGTACGGCTGCATTTGGCTCCACGCAAAGCTTAGAAGTAACAGGTACGGTTATGTTTATGAACTGTGCATTTCCTACTTTAGACGAAGAAGCGCTCGACCCGAGTAATGTTACTTTGGGTCCATACTGTAAAACACCTTACACGACCAACTCGTTATTCAATGTATCTGGTATGAGTTTTGGTGCGCTTTCAAAGCCAGCTGTACGAGCCTTATCAAAAGGGGCAAAACTAGCGGGTTGTTGGATGAACACCGGTGAAGGGGGATTAAGTCCTTATCATTTAGAAGGTGGTGCCGATTTAGTGTTTCAGATTGGTACAGCTAAATATGGTGCACGAGACGAGCATGGAAATTTAAGTACCGAAAAGCTAAAAGAAATAGCGGCTCACGAACAAGTAAAAATGTTTGAACTTAAAATGAGCCAAGGTGCAAAACCAGGTAAAGGCGGTATGTTACCAGGGCGCAAAGTTAACGCCGAAATAGCTAAAATTAGGGGCATACCAGAAGGGCAAGATTCTATTAGCCCCAATGGTCATCCTGAAATTAAAAACCCAGCCGATATTCTCGATATGATTGCCACTGTGCGTAACGCGACAGGTAAACCTACAGGGTTTAAAGCCGTTATTGGTGCTTACGGATGGTTAGAAACGTTGTTCGCTGAAATAAACCACCGTGGTATAGAGTCCGCGCCTGACTTTATTACCATAGATAGTGCTGATGGTGGTACGGGCGCAGCACCACAACCGCTTATGGATTCAGTGGGTTTACCACTGCGCGAAAGTTTACCGCTTGTAGTTAATATGCTTGAAAAACATGGGCTGCGAGATCGTATTAAAATAATCGCCTCAGGTAAATTAATTGTTCCTTCAAAGGTTGCTTGGGCGTTAGCGCTCGGTGCTGATTTTGTTGTATCGGCTCGAGGGCATATGTTTGCACTGGGCTGTATTCAGGCAATGCAATGTAATAAAGATACCTGTCCGACCGGGATCACTACGCATAACGAGCGTTTGCAACGCGGCTTAAATGTAGCTGATAAAGCGCAACGAGTAGCTAACTATAATAAATACATTCATTACGGAGCTGGGCTAATAGCCCATTCTTGTGGTGTGACTAGTGCACGCGAATTAAAACGTGAACATGTACGTATAGTGCAAGAAAGTGGTTTATCAGAACCGCTCGATAAAATTTACGAAAACTATAAGTAAGTTTTTGACTAACTAAAAAAGGCGCTAATAGCTGTCTCTTATACACAAATCCCTGCTAAGAAATTAGCGGGGATTTTTTTGAACTAAATCTCAATGTCATGATCAGATCTTCAAATCTTGTTTGAGGGCACATTATGATTAACGAACATACTCATTGGGCAAAACAACAATTCGGTAAATCGGACTTAGGTGATCCAAGAAGAACAGCGCGTCTGGTAAAGTTAGCATCAACGCTTGCAAATGAACCAGGAAAACCACTTGTGAACATCACTCAATCCCCCGCCGATATGGAAGGTGCCTACCGCTTTATTCGCAACGAGAATATTGACGCAACGGCTATAGCAGAGTCAGGCTTTAAAGCCACGGTTGAACAAGCAAAAAGTCATAACTTATTACTCGCATTAGAAGACACGACCACACTAATTTATAAACATTCCTCCATTCGAGATGATTTGGGTCATGTCGGACGAGGAGCAAAACAACGAGGCTTGTTAGCTCATAGCGTATTACTGTTTGCGCCAGACACAAAGCAAGTTGTGGGATTAATTGAACAGTCTCGCTGGAGTCGTGATATCAACACGATTGGAAAAAGAGAAAAACACGCGACGACTTCTTACGAAGAAAAAGAAAGTTACAAGTGGGAGTCAGCGTCACGAGCGATGGCAGAGCGGCTGCAAGGACAAATGGCGAACGTGATATCGGTGTGTGACCGCGAAGCGGACATCTACGAATACTTGCAGTATAAACTGAGCGAGCAGCAACGATTCGTCGTACGCTCGATGCAAAGTCGTCATATTGAAGAAGGTGAGGATAAGCTCTATGCGTTTGCAAGCGAGCTGATGAGTGCAGGCACCAAACACATCCACATTGCACAAAAAGGAGGAAGAAAAGCCCGAAGCGCAACACTGGATATCACCTATGCGCCAGTGACACTCAAAGCGCCTTACAATAAGAAAGGACACTCCCTCCCAGTTTACTATGTCGGCTGTGCAGGGCGAGGAAACGCTGAGAACGGCTTAAGCTGGCACCTATTAACCAGTGAACCAGTCACCAGCAAAGAAGACGCTTTAGCTATCATCACCTACTATGAGCACCGTTGGCTTGTAGAGGAATACCATAAAGTCTGGAAAAGTGATGGTACGGATATCGAAAGTTTACGCCTTCAAAGCCAAGATAACATGGAAAGATTGGTGACGATTAATGGCTTTATTGCGACGCGAATATTGCAACTAAAGTTCACCAATGAGCAGCCTGATTCTCCAAGTTGTGAACAACTGTTATCTCCCAAAGCATGGAAGTTATTGTGGTTAAAGAGAATAAAAACACCATTGCCTGAAACTGCTCCAAATATGTCATGGGCGTATCAGGAACTGGCAAAGTTAGGAGGCTGGAAAGATACCAAGCGCACAGGGCGTGCATCTGTGAAAGTGTTATGGCAAGGATGGCTTAAGTTACAAGCCATCCTGGAAGGCTACGATTTAGCAAAATCTCTTGAGTCAGACTTGTGATCAAGAGACAGCTTTTAAAGCGCCTTTTTTTAGTTTAATTGGCTTATTAATAAACTAAAAAATGCTTCTTTGTTGTTGCATGTTTGGGCATTCAAAATAAGTTGCTCGCCTAGTGCTAATGTTTGTTTTTGCACTATAAGACGCGCCTTATCATCACCAATACTATCTATATCGGTTACATGTGCGAGCCCTATGGTGCGCCTAATTAACTCAGCACCACAGTAACCAATGGCGTCTTGTAGCACCCCTTTTATAAAGTATTCACCGTAGCCTGTAACTTTTAGCGAATTATCAGTAGTGTGCTCATTTATAAGCGAAAGCCAATGCTGTTCAAATAATGTATAGCATTCAACAAGGGTGCTTAATAAGTGGGTTTGGTAATTACGACGAGCCATAAAATCTTCAACATGCCCGTATTGTGCGCAGTAATTTAAAAGTAAATTGCCAATAAAAGAGCCAATATCGAACCCAGCAGGACCAAAAAAACCAAATTCAGGATCGATCATCTTTGTATTGTTACAATCAACAAAAATACTGCCGCTATGCATATCACCATGAAGTAATGTTTGCGGGTTAGATAAAAAATTAGCTTTTAGTTTTGCTATTTCTAATTTTAATACGCTGTTTTTGTGTATTGCATCAACTTCGCTTTGTAGTTGCTTTGGGTAGTTATTGCGTTCGTGCTCAATGTACGGATCGCTAAAAAATAAGTCTTCAGTGATTTGGCAAAGTTCAGGGTTAGTAAATTGGCTAACGAGCGCTTTTTTAGTTTGTGCGGTTAAATAAAAATCTGAATTATAAAAACCAGTATGGCTTAAGTAGGTAGCTACATGCTGCGCTAATTTAGGAAATTGCTCAGCATTATTTTGTGCAGTTCGCAGTATTTGTAAATTACCTAAATCTTCTAAAATAGTCAGTGCTTGCATTTCACTATAATGTAAAACCCTAGCAGTATAAGTTGGGCAAATAGCGCCATGATTAAGCAAAACTTGTGCTTCTATACGAGCTCTATCAAGCGTTAATGGCCACGACTCACCCACGCAACGCGCGTAAGGCAGAGCTTGCTTTAAAATAACACTATTGTTTTGCTCATCAGTAATTCTAAATACTAA of Pseudoalteromonas arctica A 37-1-2 contains these proteins:
- a CDS encoding FMN-binding glutamate synthase family protein — its product is MFSIDVFASMFIVVLGLLVLIVVVFYIRDVTQTKHAIRRNYPVIGRFRYFFERQGEFFRQYFFAQDREEMPFNRAERSWVYRAAKDVDRTAAFGSTQSLEVTGTVMFMNCAFPTLDEEALDPSNVTLGPYCKTPYTTNSLFNVSGMSFGALSKPAVRALSKGAKLAGCWMNTGEGGLSPYHLEGGADLVFQIGTAKYGARDEHGNLSTEKLKEIAAHEQVKMFELKMSQGAKPGKGGMLPGRKVNAEIAKIRGIPEGQDSISPNGHPEIKNPADILDMIATVRNATGKPTGFKAVIGAYGWLETLFAEINHRGIESAPDFITIDSADGGTGAAPQPLMDSVGLPLRESLPLVVNMLEKHGLRDRIKIIASGKLIVPSKVAWALALGADFVVSARGHMFALGCIQAMQCNKDTCPTGITTHNERLQRGLNVADKAQRVANYNKYIHYGAGLIAHSCGVTSARELKREHVRIVQESGLSEPLDKIYENYK
- a CDS encoding IS4 family transposase; this encodes MINEHTHWAKQQFGKSDLGDPRRTARLVKLASTLANEPGKPLVNITQSPADMEGAYRFIRNENIDATAIAESGFKATVEQAKSHNLLLALEDTTTLIYKHSSIRDDLGHVGRGAKQRGLLAHSVLLFAPDTKQVVGLIEQSRWSRDINTIGKREKHATTSYEEKESYKWESASRAMAERLQGQMANVISVCDREADIYEYLQYKLSEQQRFVVRSMQSRHIEEGEDKLYAFASELMSAGTKHIHIAQKGGRKARSATLDITYAPVTLKAPYNKKGHSLPVYYVGCAGRGNAENGLSWHLLTSEPVTSKEDALAIITYYEHRWLVEEYHKVWKSDGTDIESLRLQSQDNMERLVTINGFIATRILQLKFTNEQPDSPSCEQLLSPKAWKLLWLKRIKTPLPETAPNMSWAYQELAKLGGWKDTKRTGRASVKVLWQGWLKLQAILEGYDLAKSLESDL
- the mtnK gene encoding S-methyl-5-thioribose kinase, coding for MTNYVAFNAQRAIDYVSTLIESKQCNFFSPGQALSAYEFGDGNLNLVFRITDEQNNSVILKQALPYARCVGESWPLTLDRARIEAQVLLNHGAICPTYTARVLHYSEMQALTILEDLGNLQILRTAQNNAEQFPKLAQHVATYLSHTGFYNSDFYLTAQTKKALVSQFTNPELCQITEDLFFSDPYIEHERNNYPKQLQSEVDAIHKNSVLKLEIAKLKANFLSNPQTLLHGDMHSGSIFVDCNNTKMIDPEFGFFGPAGFDIGSFIGNLLLNYCAQYGHVEDFMARRNYQTHLLSTLVECYTLFEQHWLSLINEHTTDNSLKVTGYGEYFIKGVLQDAIGYCGAELIRRTIGLAHVTDIDSIGDDKARLIVQKQTLALGEQLILNAQTCNNKEAFFSLLISQLN